TATAGCAAGAAACCAAATCAAAGTTCAAGATAATGTAGAAGTATTAACACCCGACGGCTTTTATAATGATAAAGTAGAGGAAATTATTGATATATCTGGAGAAAGATTAGTAGTTGTTAATCCAAGGCCACCTCAGGAATTTATAAAAATAAGATTGAATAAGAATTATCCAGCAAATTCTATGTTAAGAAAGATTAATTCAATTTAGCTAAACTTAAAACATAGGTGAGTAGCTGTTAAAATATATATAGTTTATTTCTTTAAAGTTTATATAATTAAATAAGTTAATAAGAGGTATCAAATGGATCAACAACAAGAGATCAAAGTTAAAGTGGATGATAAAATTTTAAAAGGAAATTATGCCAATGTGATGTACATAGCTCATGCTAAAGAGGAATTTGTTTTAGATTTTTTAAATATTTTTCCTCCGCAAGGGATTTTGACATCCAGAATCATAACTAGTCCAGGACACACTAAAAGAATTCTAAGGGCTTTGCAGGATAATGTTAAGCAATACGAGGAAAAATTCGGTAAGATTGAAGAGGCAGAGGAACCAAAGAGAGAAATAGGGTTTAAAGTAGATTAATTGAACTTATAAATATAAATTTAGCACCGTATATTTTATATAAAAATACTTTTATTTTTAACTAAATAGTGTATATTGATATTAGATAATTTCTGATGAACACTAAGGAAATTCAAATTTGCAAATTTAATAATTGTTTAAGAATCTAAAGGACGATGTGTTCTTAAAAACGTTTTTTTATTTTCTTAAGAGAAAGGAAAAAGGAGTGGCGAAGAAATTATTTGTTGGTAATCTTCCTTATTCTACTAGCGAGGAACAGCTGACAGAAATGTTTGCTGGTTACGGAAATGTGGAATCAGCGAACATTGTTACAGACAAGTTTTCTGGAAGATCCAGAGGATTTGGTTTTGTTGAAATGTCATCTGATGATGAAGCTCAAAAGGCTATTACGGAATTAAACGGTAAAGAAAACGACGGAAGAAAGCTTATTGTAAACGAAGCAAGACCTAAGCAAGGTTAAAAAACTGCCCTGAAGGGCAGTTTTTTTTATACCCTTTAAAATTTTTACTAATTGTTTAACGAGAGACTTTTTGTTATAATAAAAAATATGAAGAGACCCAAAATTGTTGTTATAGGAGGAGGCACTGGCTCATTTGCTGTATTGTCTGGTTTAAAAAAGTTAAATTGTGATTTGACGGCCGTTGTTTCTATGGTAGACGATGGCGGTTCAACTGGAATATTAAGGGATGAGCTGGGCGTTTTACCGCCAGGTGACGTTAGGCAATGTCTTGTTGCATTATCAAAGTCGAGTAATGTAATGAGGAAATTATTTAATTTCCGATTCAGGACAGGGTCATTAAAAGGACATAGCTTTGGGAACCTTTTTCTTATTTCTTTGGAAAAAGTTACCGGAAGTTTCCGTAATGCTGTTATAGAGGCTTCCAATATCTTAGCAACTAGGGGGAAAGTTCTTCCTGTAACACTGGAAAATACTAGGTTATTTATAAAGATTGATAACGGCAAAATACTTGAAGGCGAAAAGTATTTGGATTCATATGATTTTTCAAATCAAAAAATTAAGCAGGTATTCCTTAAGCCCAAAGTAAAAATCAACCCAGATGTTAAAGATTCGCTGAAAGAAGCTGATTTGGTGGTAATTGCTCCAGGTACATTACATGGAAGCCTTATCCCTAATTTTTTAGTTTTCGGTTTTTCAAGCGCTCTTAAAAATACTAAAGCTAAAATAATTTATGTTTGTAATTTAATGAGTATAGCAAGAGAGAAAGATTTTTTTCTTGAAGATTATGTTGATGAATTAGAAAAATATTTAGGACGATCGTTAATAGATTTTGTTTTGTTTAACATAAGAAAACCGCCAACAAAAGTTCTTTTAGAGTATAAAAAAGAAGGCGAAGAGCCTGTTAAAATAGGGGAAATTCAGCATTTAAAAAATAAAAAGTTTAAAGTGGTAAAAGCGGATTTTATATCCAATCATTTTCGAAAAACATCAAATTCTAAAAATCTAGTAAGACACGATAAGGAAAAATTAGCTAAAGCTATTTTAAAAATATATGGAAAATGATTTTAATGAAGTACAAAAAGATATAGAGCATAAAGCAAATAAGAAACAAAAAAGAAAGAAAAGCAAGGCGCATGTTTCCGGTAAAAGTGTTTTTAAGATCCAGGAAATTATGAATAAGAAAGACAGATAGAGCCTGAATAAGTTACGAAACATTTGAGACTCCTGCAAATAACTAAGGAGTTTCCAATATGCATATCAAAGCCTTG
The sequence above is a segment of the bacterium CG_4_10_14_0_2_um_filter_33_32 genome. Coding sequences within it:
- a CDS encoding DUF3467 domain-containing protein, which encodes MDQQQEIKVKVDDKILKGNYANVMYIAHAKEEFVLDFLNIFPPQGILTSRIITSPGHTKRILRALQDNVKQYEEKFGKIEEAEEPKREIGFKVD
- a CDS encoding RNA-binding protein, with the protein product MAKKLFVGNLPYSTSEEQLTEMFAGYGNVESANIVTDKFSGRSRGFGFVEMSSDDEAQKAITELNGKENDGRKLIVNEARPKQG